From one Solanum lycopersicum chromosome 12, SLM_r2.1 genomic stretch:
- the EBF1 gene encoding EIN3-binding F-box protein 1 yields MPTLVNYSGDDEFYSGGSFCSADLGLMLSLGHADVYCPPRKRARISGPFVVEDRSKDPSLEVLPDECLFEILRRLPGGRERGAAACVSKRWLTVLSSVKNSEICRSKSYNNLNDAIMISKDEDLEVECDGYLTRCVEGKKATDIRLAAIAVGTSTRGGLGKLSIRGSNSVRGITNVGLSAVAHGCPSLRVLSLWNVPSIGDEGLLEVARECHSLEKLDLSHCRSISNKGLVAIAENCPSLTSLTIESCPNIGNEGLQAVGKYCTKLQSLTIKDCPLVGDQGVASLLSSGASMLTKVKLHGLNITDFSLAVIGHYGKLITSLNLCSLRNVSQKGFWVMGNAQGLQSLVSLTITLCQGATDVGLEAVGKGCPNLKYMCIRKCCFVSDGGLVAFAKEAGSLESLILEECNRITQVGILNAVSNCRKLKSLSLVKCMGIKDLALQTSMLSPCESLRSLSIRSCPGFGSSSLAMVGKLCPKLHQLDLSGLCGITDAGLLPLLENCEGLVKVNLSDCLNLTDQVVLSLAMRHGETLELLNLDGCRKVTDASLVAIADYCPLLIDLDVSKSAITDSGVAALSRGVQVNLQVLSLSGCSMVSNKSVLSLKKLGENLLGLNLQHCSVSCSSVELLVEALWRCDILS; encoded by the exons ATGCCTACTCTTGTTAATTACAGTG GTGATGATGAGTTCTACTCTGGTGGATCGTTTTGTTCTGCAGATTTGGGTCTCATGTTGTCTTTGGGTCATGCTGATGTTTACTGTCCTCCTAGGAAGAGGGCTAGAATTAGTGGCCCGTTTGTTGTCGAAGACCGATCAAAGGATCCATCTCTTGAGGTTCTTCCTGATGAATGCCTATTTGAGATCCTCAGACGATTGCCTGGAGGCCGAGAAAGGGGTGCAGCAGCTTGTGTTTCTAAGCGCTGGCTTACAGTGTTGAGTAGCGTGAAAAACTCTGAAATTTGCAGGAGCAAGAGCTATAACAATCTAAATGACGCTATAATGATCTCTAAAGATGAAGATCTTGAAGTTGAATGTGATGGATACCTTACCAGGTGTGTGGAAGGGAAGAAAGCTACTGATATTAGACTTGCTGCAATTGCAGTTGGGACGTCTACCCGTGGTGGACTAGGAAAGCTTTCTATTCGAGGGAGTAACTCAGTTCGTGGTATTACTAATGTCGGTCTATCTGCTGTTGCACATGGGTGTCCTTCTCTTAGGGTCCTATCATTGTGGAATGTTCCTTCTATCGGAGATGAAGGTCTCTTGGAGGTTGCAAGAGAATGCCATTCATTAGAAAAGCTAGATCTGAGCCACTGTCGTTCAATCTCCAACAAGGGTCTTGTTGCAATAGCAGAGAATTGCCCTAGCTTGACTTCATTGACTATTGAATCCTGTCCAAATATTGGAAACGAAGGCTTGCAAGCTGTTGGAAAATACTGCACCAAACTACAGTCTCTTACAATTAAGGACTGCCCGCTTGTCGGAGATCAGGGAGTTGCTAGTCTTCTGTCATCAGGTGCTTCAATGTTAACAAAAGTGAAACTACATGGTCTAAACATTACCGATTTCTCGCTTGCTGTCATTGGTCACTACGGCAAGCTGATTACCAGTCTTAATCTTTGTTCACTTCGTAATGTGAGTCAGAAGGGATTTTGGGTCATGGGTAATGCTCAAGGCCTCCAGTCTTTGGTTTCTTTGACAATCACCTTATGCCAGGGAGCCACTGATGTCGGTCTTGAAGCTGTGGGAAAGGGATGCCCAAATCTCAAATATATGTGCATTCGCAAGTGTTGCTTTGTTTCTGACGGTGGTCTTGTTGCTTTCGCTAAAGAGGCTGGATCTCTCGAGAGTTTAATCTTGGAGGAGTGCAACAGAATTACCCAAGTAGGTATCCTTAATGCAGTTTCAAACTGCAGGAAGTTAAAGTCTCTTTCCCTAGTGAAGTGCATGGGAATCAAGGATCTAGCTCTACAAACTTCCATGCTGTCTCCATGTGAATCTCTTCGGTCCTTGTCTATCCGAAGCTGTCCAGGATTCGGGAGCAGTAGCTTAGCTATGGTTGGTAAGCTCTGCCCCAAGCTGCATCAATTAGATCTCAGTGGGCTTTGTGGAATAACCGATGCTGGTCTTCTCCCACTCTTGGAGAACTGTGAAGGACTTGTTAAGGTGAACCTTAGCGACTGCCTGAACTTGACAGACCAAGTGGTGCTTTCATTGGCTATGCGACATGGCGAGACCCTTGAATTGTTGAATCTCGACGGATGCAGGAAGGTTACCGATGCAAGTTTAGTGGCAATTGCAGATTATTGCCCATTACTTATTGATCTTGATGTTTCTAAGAGTGCAATAACTGATTCTGGTGTAGCTGCTTTATCCCGTGGAGTGCAAGTGAATTTGCAGGTCCTTTCCTTATCAGGTTGCTCCATGGTATCGAACAAGAGTGTCCTTTCTCTTAAAAAGTTAGGAGAGAATCTACTCGGCTTGAATCTCCAGCATTGCTCCGTTAGTTGCAGCTCAGTCGAGCTTCTTGTGGAGGCTTTGTGGAGGTGTGACATCCTCTCCTAA